In one Mucilaginibacter sp. PAMB04168 genomic region, the following are encoded:
- a CDS encoding MerR family transcriptional regulator — translation MPYKERDISKMYYTMGEVTSMFDVNHSLIRYYEKEFDILQPKKNKKGNRYFTGEDIDNLKIIFHLIREKGYTIQGAKDHLKNNLNESKSQQSVLDSLENLKKFLLEVRDQL, via the coding sequence ATGCCTTATAAAGAACGCGATATCAGCAAGATGTACTACACCATGGGCGAGGTTACTTCCATGTTCGACGTAAATCACTCACTGATCAGGTATTATGAAAAGGAATTCGACATTCTCCAACCTAAAAAGAACAAAAAAGGCAATCGCTATTTTACCGGTGAGGATATCGATAACCTGAAAATCATTTTTCACCTTATCCGTGAAAAAGGCTATACCATACAAGGCGCTAAAGATCATTTGAAAAACAATTTGAATGAATCTAAGAGCCAGCAAAGCGTATTAGATTCGCTTGAAAATCTGAAAAAATTCCTTCTCGAGGTGCGCGATCAACTGTAG
- a CDS encoding acyl-CoA thioesterase has protein sequence MNAPFKYATFETEHRVRPDDIDMFQHVHNSKYFDYVLAARYEQMDAHYGMSMEKFMERGFGWVVRTAHVDYKRPLVMGDYFLVRTGIETIDDKGCRVAFTITNKATRKVCCDGWFDYTMIDMKTGRGAKIPEDIIAHYGV, from the coding sequence ATGAACGCCCCTTTTAAATACGCCACCTTTGAAACCGAGCACCGCGTACGGCCCGATGATATAGACATGTTTCAGCATGTGCATAACAGCAAGTATTTTGATTACGTGCTGGCTGCACGTTACGAGCAAATGGATGCCCATTACGGCATGTCGATGGAGAAATTTATGGAACGCGGCTTTGGTTGGGTAGTGCGCACCGCACATGTAGATTATAAACGTCCGCTGGTTATGGGCGATTACTTTTTAGTGCGTACGGGAATTGAAACTATTGACGACAAAGGCTGCCGTGTGGCCTTCACTATTACCAACAAAGCCACCAGGAAAGTTTGCTGCGACGGCTGGTTCGATTACACCATGATTGATATGAAAACCGGCCGCGGTGCCAAAATACCCGAAGATATTATCGCGCATTACGGAGTATAG
- a CDS encoding D-alanine--D-alanine ligase: MSKKNIALLAGGYTGEYEVSINSAKNIAANLDAEKYNVYTILINRDRWFFQSDGEAVDVDKNDFSLMLNGSKMLFDSAFITIHGTPGEDGKIQGYLDMLGIPYNTCDATTSAITMNKAYTKALVQGVPNLHAAKSVKLFKSDMHDVSTIAATLKFPLFVKPNNGGSSVGMSKVHSVAELPAALEKAFHEDSQILVEEFIKGREFSQGIARLNGKLVVLPATEIISSKEFFDYEAKYTPGVTQEITPADLPAEKNKIIADILTEVYLRLNCRGMVRIDFILDEQTGDFYFIEVNTTPGQSANSLIPQQVRAAGMSVQEFYGNIVEGSF, encoded by the coding sequence ATGAGCAAGAAGAACATCGCCCTGCTGGCCGGCGGCTACACCGGCGAATATGAGGTATCCATTAACAGTGCTAAAAACATTGCAGCAAACCTAGATGCTGAAAAATATAATGTTTATACCATCCTGATAAACCGCGACCGCTGGTTTTTCCAAAGCGATGGTGAAGCTGTTGATGTTGATAAAAACGATTTCAGTCTGATGCTCAACGGTAGCAAAATGTTATTTGATAGCGCTTTTATTACTATACACGGTACCCCCGGCGAGGATGGGAAGATACAAGGTTACCTGGACATGCTGGGTATCCCGTACAACACCTGCGATGCTACAACATCGGCCATTACCATGAACAAGGCTTATACCAAGGCGTTGGTGCAAGGTGTTCCCAATTTACATGCGGCCAAGTCTGTAAAATTGTTTAAGAGTGATATGCACGATGTAAGTACCATTGCCGCTACATTGAAATTTCCATTGTTTGTGAAACCTAACAATGGTGGCAGCAGTGTAGGCATGAGTAAGGTACATTCGGTTGCAGAGCTACCAGCCGCATTAGAGAAGGCATTTCATGAAGATAGCCAAATACTGGTTGAGGAGTTTATTAAAGGCCGCGAATTTAGCCAGGGTATAGCTCGTTTAAACGGCAAGCTGGTAGTTTTACCAGCTACCGAGATCATAAGCTCTAAAGAATTTTTTGACTACGAAGCCAAGTACACCCCCGGCGTAACACAGGAGATTACACCTGCCGATTTACCCGCCGAAAAGAATAAGATCATAGCCGATATTTTGACAGAGGTTTACCTGCGCCTTAATTGCCGAGGCATGGTGCGGATAGATTTTATTCTTGATGAGCAAACCGGCGATTTTTATTTTATTGAGGTAAATACCACTCCCGGCCAGTCGGCCAATAGTTTGATACCGCAGCAAGTGCGCGCCGCAGGTATGAGTGTTCAGGAATTTTACGGGAATATTGTAGAAGGCAGCTTTTAA
- a CDS encoding outer membrane beta-barrel protein yields the protein MKKSLLLLAIIAALFCSTIVKAQLLGNNERYSQYSNHINVGIDGFYNMNPGSKTYKPGVGASLKYQYDVTQNLGLTLGVGYFVIPANTTVSRVAALRQDLKLMPLRLGAKAYFLPEFYLGGEVGVAYADPYIDARTKSHFSKFLAPSVGYETNHLDFSFRYENVNHQDDYVSFIALRIAYTFNF from the coding sequence ATGAAAAAATCTTTGCTTTTACTTGCTATAATAGCTGCTCTTTTTTGTTCAACCATTGTTAAAGCGCAGCTATTAGGTAATAACGAACGTTATAGCCAATACTCAAATCACATTAATGTGGGTATAGATGGTTTTTATAACATGAACCCCGGCAGTAAAACCTATAAACCAGGTGTTGGTGCTTCGTTAAAGTATCAATATGATGTTACACAAAACTTAGGTCTTACATTAGGTGTAGGTTACTTTGTAATTCCTGCTAATACTACTGTATCAAGGGTTGCAGCTTTAAGACAAGATTTAAAATTAATGCCATTAAGGTTAGGTGCTAAGGCGTACTTTTTACCAGAGTTTTATTTAGGTGGAGAGGTTGGTGTAGCATATGCTGATCCTTATATCGATGCCAGAACCAAATCTCACTTTAGCAAATTCCTGGCCCCATCAGTTGGTTATGAAACCAACCACCTCGATTTTTCGTTCCGGTACGAGAACGTGAATCACCAGGATGATTATGTAAGCTTTATTGCTCTGCGTATAGCTTATACCTTCAACTTCTAA
- a CDS encoding NUDIX hydrolase has product MYFNVRVYGLLLNEQQEILLTDEQEKGCRFTKFPGGGVEFGEGLTEALKREFIEECNTPVEILSHFYTTDFFVKSAFNNSQLISVYYIVKNTSSLNFAIKTKPFDFDGEGETLQSFRWKKLNDLKADDVTFPIDQYVVELLKNNK; this is encoded by the coding sequence ATGTATTTTAATGTAAGAGTGTACGGTTTGCTGCTGAATGAGCAGCAAGAGATACTTTTGACTGATGAGCAAGAGAAAGGCTGCCGGTTTACAAAATTTCCGGGTGGCGGGGTGGAGTTTGGTGAGGGACTCACAGAAGCACTTAAGCGCGAATTTATAGAAGAGTGTAATACCCCAGTTGAAATACTCAGCCATTTTTATACAACCGATTTTTTTGTAAAGTCGGCCTTTAACAATTCGCAGCTTATCAGTGTGTACTACATTGTTAAAAACACATCTTCTCTAAACTTCGCTATTAAGACCAAGCCTTTTGATTTTGATGGTGAAGGCGAAACCCTGCAATCCTTCAGGTGGAAAAAACTGAATGACTTGAAGGCAGATGACGTAACCTTTCCAATTGACCAGTATGTGGTTGAACTATTGAAGAACAACAAATGA
- a CDS encoding cation diffusion facilitator family transporter, protein MIKFAYIFKALNEKRNIIIIALVVSVVLMLAKFSAYFITASNFVLTDAAESIVNVVASSFAFFSIYIASRPRDENHPYGHGKVEFFSVFLEGALISVAGVGILFKSVYGLFYPQQIHDLLIGAVIIGATGAINGALGYYMIYRGKALKSLTLDADGRHLLTDMVTSGGLVLGLLLIYFTGLIWLDGVLSIAVGLFICFTGYKLIRKSVAGLMDETDFAVVEHIIKVLNEQRKAEWIDIHNLRAQKYGHELHLDCHMTLPNYFDLNRVHQEVTLVDKMINEKAGVATELFIHTDPCIPECCHYCSMPNCPIRSEAKRVDIEWTMENIIRNKKHYE, encoded by the coding sequence ATGATTAAATTTGCCTACATTTTTAAGGCATTGAACGAGAAGAGGAATATAATCATAATAGCGTTGGTGGTAAGTGTGGTGTTAATGCTGGCTAAGTTCAGTGCCTACTTCATCACCGCATCTAACTTTGTATTAACCGATGCTGCCGAGAGCATTGTAAATGTGGTGGCCAGCTCATTTGCATTTTTCAGCATATATATTGCCTCGCGCCCCCGCGATGAAAATCACCCTTATGGCCACGGAAAGGTAGAATTCTTTTCTGTTTTTTTGGAGGGAGCATTGATATCGGTTGCTGGTGTTGGTATTTTGTTTAAGTCGGTATACGGGCTATTTTACCCGCAGCAGATCCACGATTTATTAATTGGTGCCGTTATAATAGGCGCAACGGGGGCTATAAACGGCGCTTTGGGGTATTATATGATTTACAGGGGCAAGGCGCTGAAATCATTAACGCTTGATGCCGACGGCCGCCACTTACTTACCGATATGGTAACCAGCGGTGGTTTGGTGCTAGGCTTACTGCTCATCTATTTTACCGGCTTAATATGGCTGGACGGCGTTTTATCAATAGCTGTGGGCTTGTTTATTTGTTTTACGGGTTACAAACTCATCCGTAAATCGGTGGCCGGATTAATGGATGAGACCGATTTTGCCGTTGTAGAGCACATTATTAAAGTGTTGAACGAGCAACGGAAGGCCGAGTGGATTGACATACACAACCTGCGGGCACAGAAGTACGGCCATGAACTACACCTGGATTGCCACATGACTTTGCCCAATTATTTTGATTTGAACCGTGTACACCAGGAAGTAACACTGGTTGATAAAATGATAAATGAAAAAGCTGGAGTGGCTACCGAACTATTTATACATACCGACCCATGCATACCCGAATGTTGCCATTACTGCAGCATGCCTAATTGCCCTATACGTTCTGAGGCTAAGCGTGTGGATATTGAGTGGACCATGGAAAACATAATCCGTAATAAAAAGCACTACGAATAA
- a CDS encoding ABC transporter ATP-binding protein, whose product MLRFNNFQKSYGIYPALSISDFTVDAGIYWIKGVNGSGKSTLLKSVAGILSFQGDVFLNGISIKKQPVEYRKLVNFAEAEPLFPEFLTGRELIDLFAGAKDAPAGQEQHYLDTMGMGSYVHKPVGTYSSGMLKKLSLLLAFLGKPKLILLDEPLITIDTAALNILYQWITEHHQQYGTSFLLSSHQILDSAILPAQVLQIENQTLNAATII is encoded by the coding sequence ATGCTACGCTTCAATAACTTTCAGAAATCTTATGGCATTTACCCTGCGCTAAGTATATCCGATTTTACCGTTGATGCCGGCATTTACTGGATTAAAGGCGTAAACGGATCGGGTAAAAGCACCCTGCTGAAATCGGTTGCCGGTATACTCTCGTTTCAGGGCGATGTTTTTTTGAATGGCATCAGCATCAAAAAACAGCCTGTTGAATATCGCAAGCTGGTCAACTTTGCCGAAGCCGAGCCCTTGTTCCCGGAGTTTTTAACTGGACGCGAACTGATCGATTTGTTTGCCGGAGCTAAAGATGCGCCGGCAGGGCAGGAGCAACACTACCTGGATACAATGGGCATGGGTAGCTATGTGCATAAACCTGTTGGTACGTATTCCAGCGGGATGCTCAAAAAGCTATCGCTGTTATTGGCTTTTTTAGGTAAACCCAAACTTATATTGTTGGATGAGCCGCTGATTACGATTGATACTGCCGCGCTCAATATTTTATACCAGTGGATAACCGAACACCACCAGCAATACGGAACCAGCTTTTTGCTGTCATCGCACCAAATACTCGACAGTGCAATTTTACCGGCCCAGGTATTGCAAATTGAGAACCAAACGTTAAACGCTGCCACTATTATATGA
- a CDS encoding pyridoxal phosphate-dependent aminotransferase: MSALSDRINNLSESQTIKMAKMGRELAAKGVDVISLSFGEPDFHTPEHIKEAAKQAMDDNFTYYTPVAGYPELRKAIVHKLKTENNLDYDFTDIVVSTGAKQAIANAVLCLVNPGEEVIIPTPYWVSYSEVVKLAEGESVFIDTTVEQDFKITPEQLEAAITDKTKLFMFSSPSNPTGSLYSKAELAGLAEVFERHPQVYILSDEIYEHINYVDKHESIAQFASIKDRVIIINGFSKAYAMTGWRIGYTASSKELATAFDKMQGQITSGTCSITQRAGTAAYLGGLDSVLAMRVEFKKRRDLVYSLLREIEGLKVNLPQGAFYFFPNVTAFLGKSYNGRVINDADELSIYLLEEAHVAVVGGLSFGDPKSIRISYAAAEDKLIEACKRIKKALAQLQ, translated from the coding sequence ATGAGTGCACTAAGTGACAGAATTAACAATTTGTCTGAATCACAGACAATTAAAATGGCCAAAATGGGCCGCGAACTGGCCGCAAAAGGTGTTGATGTAATCAGCCTGAGCTTTGGCGAACCCGACTTTCATACGCCCGAGCATATAAAGGAAGCCGCCAAGCAAGCCATGGACGACAACTTTACTTACTACACCCCTGTAGCTGGGTATCCTGAATTGCGAAAGGCCATAGTGCACAAGCTTAAAACTGAAAACAATTTAGATTACGACTTTACTGATATAGTGGTATCAACCGGTGCCAAACAGGCTATTGCCAATGCAGTATTATGCCTCGTTAACCCAGGCGAAGAAGTGATCATACCTACGCCTTATTGGGTATCTTACTCGGAAGTGGTAAAACTGGCCGAAGGTGAAAGCGTGTTTATTGACACCACTGTTGAGCAAGACTTTAAAATTACGCCTGAACAACTGGAAGCTGCCATTACCGACAAAACCAAGCTGTTCATGTTCTCTTCGCCATCAAACCCAACTGGTAGCTTATACAGCAAAGCTGAACTGGCTGGACTTGCAGAAGTTTTTGAGCGCCACCCGCAGGTCTACATCCTTTCGGATGAAATTTATGAGCATATCAATTATGTAGATAAGCATGAGTCGATTGCGCAATTTGCCAGCATTAAAGACCGAGTGATTATCATTAACGGCTTTTCCAAAGCCTACGCCATGACCGGCTGGCGAATTGGGTATACGGCATCAAGCAAAGAATTGGCTACTGCCTTTGATAAGATGCAGGGACAAATCACATCAGGCACCTGTTCAATTACGCAACGCGCGGGCACTGCTGCTTACCTGGGCGGGTTAGATTCTGTTTTAGCGATGCGCGTCGAATTTAAAAAACGCCGCGATTTAGTGTACAGCTTACTGCGTGAAATTGAAGGACTGAAAGTTAATCTGCCCCAAGGTGCATTTTATTTCTTCCCTAATGTTACAGCCTTCCTCGGTAAGTCATACAACGGCCGGGTTATAAATGATGCCGACGAATTAAGCATTTACCTTTTGGAAGAAGCGCATGTAGCAGTTGTAGGCGGCCTTTCATTCGGTGATCCAAAATCTATCCGAATATCTTACGCTGCTGCTGAAGATAAATTGATAGAGGCTTGTAAACGTATTAAGAAAGCATTAGCACAACTGCAATAA
- a CDS encoding ComEC/Rec2 family competence protein, whose translation MLRAHKGEIPILYWLLPFIAGIILQVYFTAAGWLQLAVDVFTVSCPLFIGLNIFYNALKLYRHMWIGGVVMHLFLLCAGWLCSYWHNGLNDAEHFARQKANYLIVQVNSEPVQKGIYTRFVASVKRTGLQRKLRPATGKLLVTLVADSNTHLVKYGDQLLIPANYKVTDQPFNPAEFNYKRYLAHQNIYHQSFISRLEFKKLQQQTGNTIIAYSLAVRQHLVKQIGLYFYDAGAAAIASTLLLGYKADLSDEVLQAYSKTGTINVLSVSGAHVAVFFWLITLLLKPFGHYRYGKLLNALLSLTLIWGYAILTGLSPAVCRAALMLSMIIVSKASGRPVHALNALAASAFALLLYDPFLLTDVGFQLSYLAVFGLVVFQPIIYEQFNFRQAYAQKLWYACSASLAAQLITFPLSAYYFHQFPVYFLVSNLLIMLPAEGIVLIGLTFLLCTYIPGLSVICQALSYLLEHLILLMNKLLTLIEQWPYATISRIWLSPWQHLVLWLLVLAFIYLILYKRSRELSILLVGALILCTAFSWRAIQSASEYRMVFFNVKKNSAILFQKGNQAVVLTDLKEKDKNYQYSIQPCLDSLGVDSTVICNANQNLQLPYFKKQMNYVQFVDKSVLLINTALHKTWPSQKVSVDYLFFTHNPHVNLRTIKQNFNFKYFIADANNSIQRLHKLKAEGDSMNLKINFLKRNNCFIVASKY comes from the coding sequence ATGCTGCGTGCCCATAAAGGCGAAATACCTATCCTCTATTGGCTATTGCCTTTTATAGCCGGCATAATACTGCAGGTTTATTTTACGGCAGCAGGCTGGCTGCAGTTAGCTGTCGATGTTTTTACTGTATCCTGCCCTCTTTTTATTGGACTTAATATTTTTTATAACGCCTTAAAACTCTACCGCCACATGTGGATAGGTGGCGTTGTTATGCATCTGTTTTTGCTATGCGCAGGCTGGTTATGCAGTTACTGGCACAACGGCTTAAACGACGCCGAACATTTTGCCAGGCAAAAGGCAAATTACCTTATTGTACAAGTAAACAGTGAACCGGTACAGAAAGGAATTTACACCCGGTTTGTCGCTAGTGTAAAACGTACAGGTTTACAGCGCAAACTTAGGCCTGCTACGGGTAAACTTCTGGTAACTTTAGTTGCCGATAGCAATACGCATTTGGTTAAATATGGCGACCAGTTGCTTATACCTGCAAACTACAAGGTAACCGACCAGCCATTTAACCCGGCCGAATTTAACTACAAGCGCTATTTGGCCCATCAAAACATTTACCATCAAAGCTTCATCAGCCGCCTTGAGTTTAAAAAATTGCAACAACAAACAGGCAACACTATTATTGCTTATTCATTAGCAGTAAGGCAGCATTTGGTTAAACAGATTGGCCTATATTTTTATGACGCCGGTGCCGCGGCAATTGCCTCTACCCTTTTACTGGGGTACAAAGCCGATTTAAGCGACGAGGTATTGCAGGCTTATTCAAAAACCGGAACTATAAACGTATTATCAGTCTCGGGTGCGCACGTGGCGGTGTTCTTCTGGCTTATCACGCTCCTGTTAAAACCCTTCGGTCATTACCGTTACGGCAAGTTGCTTAATGCATTACTTTCACTAACGCTTATATGGGGCTATGCCATTCTAACAGGCCTTTCTCCAGCGGTGTGCAGAGCTGCGTTAATGCTAAGTATGATTATAGTAAGCAAAGCCAGCGGCAGGCCTGTACATGCGTTAAATGCCTTGGCAGCATCGGCATTCGCATTGTTGTTATATGATCCTTTTTTGCTGACTGATGTGGGTTTTCAACTCTCGTACCTGGCCGTTTTTGGTTTGGTAGTGTTCCAGCCCATTATTTATGAGCAATTTAACTTTAGGCAGGCCTATGCGCAAAAATTGTGGTACGCTTGTTCAGCCTCGCTGGCTGCGCAACTCATCACGTTTCCTTTAAGTGCTTATTATTTCCATCAGTTCCCGGTGTACTTTTTAGTGAGTAATTTGCTTATAATGTTACCGGCCGAAGGCATTGTGCTTATTGGGCTTACATTTTTGTTGTGCACCTACATTCCGGGCCTATCAGTTATTTGCCAAGCTTTATCTTATCTGCTTGAGCATTTAATACTCCTCATGAACAAGCTGCTTACGCTTATTGAGCAGTGGCCATACGCTACCATCAGCCGTATTTGGCTATCACCCTGGCAGCACCTCGTACTTTGGTTATTGGTTTTAGCTTTCATTTATTTAATTCTTTATAAGCGGAGTCGCGAGCTAAGCATTTTATTAGTGGGCGCTCTAATCCTATGTACAGCGTTTAGTTGGAGAGCTATACAATCGGCTTCAGAATACCGGATGGTGTTTTTTAATGTAAAGAAAAACTCGGCAATCCTGTTTCAAAAAGGCAACCAAGCGGTGGTATTAACAGACTTGAAGGAGAAAGATAAAAATTATCAGTACAGCATACAGCCTTGTTTAGATAGCCTGGGCGTTGATAGCACTGTAATTTGTAACGCTAATCAAAATTTGCAATTGCCGTATTTTAAAAAGCAAATGAACTATGTACAGTTTGTTGACAAATCGGTACTGTTGATTAATACTGCTTTGCACAAAACTTGGCCGTCACAAAAAGTATCGGTCGACTATTTATTTTTCACGCACAACCCGCACGTTAATCTCCGCACCATTAAGCAAAACTTTAATTTTAAATACTTTATTGCAGATGCTAACAACTCCATACAAAGGCTTCACAAGCTAAAAGCAGAGGGCGACAGCATGAATTTAAAAATAAATTTTCTGAAGCGTAACAATTGCTTTATTGTTGCATCTAAATACTAA
- a CDS encoding adenylyltransferase/cytidyltransferase family protein, producing the protein MDITLIKNKLAQLGVPHEAFKRYEEPHRFYHTLNHLEDIFQQLTNRGLIDNKALLLAAVYHDIIYDPKSLTNEEDSERFFIETFSGDEMLKQEVSTIILDTKTHQPSTALSAIFCEIDLNILYQPLHKLIAYEHQIFKEFQFVDYSIYKVKRLEVLKKLKEQVANPDLDALITYVECRQPNIAVYPGSFNPFHKGHYNILQKAEGIFDKVIIARGINADKGPATHTLPAALTYRQIESYSGLLTDFINNLGYPVTIIRGLRNSTDLQYELNQYRYLQDLSTKPLHIVSVFCDREFEHISSTGIRNLEQYGQAGQYLL; encoded by the coding sequence ATGGATATAACATTGATTAAGAACAAACTGGCGCAGTTAGGAGTGCCTCATGAGGCTTTTAAACGCTATGAGGAACCACACAGGTTTTACCATACCTTGAACCATCTTGAAGATATTTTTCAGCAATTGACAAACCGGGGCCTGATAGATAATAAAGCACTGCTATTAGCAGCCGTTTATCATGACATTATATACGACCCAAAATCGTTAACTAATGAAGAAGATTCTGAACGATTCTTTATCGAAACTTTCAGTGGTGACGAAATGTTGAAGCAAGAAGTATCAACCATTATTTTAGACACTAAAACGCATCAGCCTTCTACAGCGCTCTCTGCCATTTTTTGCGAAATAGACCTTAATATACTTTATCAGCCTTTACATAAACTCATCGCCTATGAACATCAAATATTCAAAGAGTTTCAGTTTGTAGATTACAGTATTTATAAAGTTAAACGTCTTGAAGTTCTAAAAAAATTAAAAGAGCAGGTGGCTAACCCTGATCTGGATGCGTTAATTACTTATGTAGAGTGCAGGCAGCCAAACATTGCGGTTTACCCGGGAAGCTTTAACCCTTTTCATAAGGGTCATTACAATATATTACAAAAGGCGGAGGGAATATTTGACAAGGTAATTATTGCCCGCGGCATTAATGCCGATAAAGGGCCCGCAACACATACCCTTCCTGCCGCTCTAACTTACAGGCAAATTGAAAGCTACAGCGGACTGCTAACAGATTTTATAAATAATTTAGGCTATCCAGTGACCATTATAAGAGGTTTAAGAAACAGCACAGATTTGCAGTATGAACTAAACCAGTACAGGTATTTACAAGATTTAAGTACCAAGCCGCTTCATATTGTATCTGTTTTTTGCGACCGCGAATTTGAACACATATCAAGCACTGGTATTAGAAATTTAGAACAATATGGACAGGCAGGGCAGTATCTGTTATAA
- the rpsO gene encoding 30S ribosomal protein S15 gives MYLSSEWKQEIFTKHGGAATNTGSAEGQVALFTNRIAHLTGHLKKNKKDFATQLSLQKLVGKRRALLAYLYKKDIQRYRAIIKALELRDIIK, from the coding sequence ATGTATTTAAGTTCAGAGTGGAAACAAGAGATTTTCACAAAACACGGTGGCGCTGCCACTAACACAGGTTCAGCCGAAGGTCAGGTTGCTTTATTCACAAACCGTATCGCACACTTAACCGGTCACTTAAAAAAGAACAAAAAAGACTTCGCCACTCAGTTATCATTACAGAAACTGGTAGGTAAACGTCGTGCTTTGTTAGCTTACCTGTACAAAAAAGACATTCAAAGATATCGTGCTATCATCAAAGCTCTTGAGCTGAGGGATATCATTAAATAA
- the bioA gene encoding adenosylmethionine--8-amino-7-oxononanoate transaminase, protein MNLTERDLKVIWHPYTQMQTAAAPIGIVRGEGACLYDEAGKCYIDAVSSWWVNIHGHAHPYIAQKVAEQLRELEHVIFAGFTHKPAVELAERLLGLLPANQRKVFYSDNGSTAIEVALKMCLQYWHNKGEQRTKIVAFKNAYHGDTFGAMAVSGRSAFTNAFEKLLFDVEFIDLPTEQNISQLKSQISNLKSELSCFVFEPLVQGSGGMIMYEATWLDELMKHCKQEGIFTIADEVFTGFGRTGKSFASDYLQQQPDIMCFSKGITGGTMALGVTTCTQQIYDAFLSDDRLKTLFHGHSFTANPIACAAALASMDLFVEPSTAANIKRITEQHRVFATQVKQHPRIRTVRQTGTILAMEWETGNDTSYFNSLRDTLYQYFLRAGIVLRPLGNIIYILPPYCITNEQLSYIYSTIQQALDTI, encoded by the coding sequence ATGAACTTAACCGAACGTGACCTTAAAGTAATATGGCATCCTTACACCCAAATGCAAACTGCAGCAGCGCCTATTGGCATTGTGAGAGGGGAGGGTGCTTGTTTGTATGATGAAGCGGGTAAATGTTATATAGATGCTGTGTCATCATGGTGGGTAAACATACATGGGCATGCACACCCTTATATAGCCCAAAAAGTAGCTGAACAGCTCAGGGAGCTAGAGCATGTAATATTTGCTGGCTTTACGCATAAACCGGCCGTTGAATTGGCCGAACGGCTTTTGGGTTTACTGCCGGCTAATCAGCGCAAGGTTTTTTATTCAGACAATGGCTCTACAGCTATAGAGGTGGCCTTAAAAATGTGCCTGCAGTACTGGCACAATAAAGGTGAGCAACGTACTAAAATTGTTGCGTTTAAAAATGCCTATCATGGCGATACTTTTGGCGCCATGGCTGTAAGCGGCCGTAGCGCGTTTACCAATGCCTTCGAAAAACTACTGTTTGATGTGGAGTTTATTGATCTTCCCACAGAACAAAACATAAGCCAACTCAAATCGCAGATTTCAAACCTCAAATCTGAACTTTCCTGTTTCGTTTTTGAACCGTTGGTGCAGGGATCGGGCGGGATGATTATGTACGAGGCCACCTGGCTGGATGAGTTAATGAAGCATTGTAAGCAAGAAGGCATCTTTACCATCGCCGATGAGGTATTTACCGGTTTTGGCCGTACAGGCAAGTCTTTTGCCAGCGATTACTTGCAACAGCAGCCCGATATTATGTGCTTCTCTAAAGGGATTACGGGAGGCACTATGGCGCTCGGTGTTACGACATGTACACAGCAAATATATGACGCTTTCTTGTCTGACGATCGATTAAAAACGCTGTTTCACGGGCACTCTTTTACGGCCAACCCCATAGCCTGCGCAGCGGCATTGGCTAGTATGGACCTGTTTGTTGAACCATCAACCGCAGCTAATATTAAACGTATTACAGAACAGCACCGGGTTTTTGCAACGCAGGTTAAACAGCACCCGCGTATACGTACAGTTAGGCAAACCGGTACCATACTGGCAATGGAGTGGGAAACCGGTAACGATACTTCATATTTTAACAGCCTGCGCGATACCCTCTATCAATATTTTTTACGTGCAGGTATTGTACTGCGCCCGCTAGGTAACATCATTTACATTTTACCTCCGTATTGCATAACCAACGAGCAACTAAGCTATATTTACAGCACCATTCAGCAAGCGTTGGATACAATTTAA